The following are encoded together in the Ignavibacteriales bacterium genome:
- a CDS encoding Rrf2 family transcriptional regulator translates to MTVIFSKKCEYGIQAILYLAAHNGKGLIVSDEIANNLNIPKEFVSKILQSLTESGIINSKKGRVGGFTLGKNPDQITLLDIVEAIDGLEVFNSCVLGFPECSPEKPCPLHDKWGKLRTQAYNMLADETIDAFRQKTLDKISKK, encoded by the coding sequence ATGACAGTAATATTTTCTAAAAAATGTGAATATGGAATCCAGGCGATTCTCTACTTAGCAGCGCACAATGGCAAAGGACTGATAGTCTCAGATGAGATTGCAAACAATCTTAATATCCCCAAAGAATTTGTTTCCAAAATTTTACAAAGCCTGACCGAAAGCGGTATTATCAATTCCAAAAAAGGAAGGGTTGGCGGTTTTACGCTCGGGAAAAACCCTGACCAAATTACTCTCTTGGATATCGTTGAAGCTATTGACGGGCTTGAAGTATTTAATAGTTGTGTGCTTGGATTTCCTGAATGTTCTCCCGAAAAACCTTGTCCCCTCCATGATAAATGGGGTAAGCTTAGAACCCAAGCCTATAATATGCTGGCGGATGAAACTATTGATGCCTTCAGGCAAAAGACTTTGGATAAAATTTCTAAAAAGTAA
- a CDS encoding YihY/virulence factor BrkB family protein, with protein MNKKALLKKIKSFEVYELFRKVRFLFNVKPDYNKVKIFILHYFGGLYKRIDTHHVFLFAGGLAFSLFVCIVPFTLIIFWILGNFLDSAEVELQLNSLIHTVIPYETYSNFVQDIIFKRIYEVIEYKNIAGVVGFTGLFFAASGFFSSVRTILNKVYGTDEDVSLVLGKIRDFALIILALVVLLVSTFIIPALDILRNLSQTIPLFHFFQLGIFQKIFTTLFSLTILYFIFSVMYSVVPTVKIKKRAVLVGAMWAALLWETAKQAFGYYLFNLASWGKIYGTYTLVVVVAFWIYYSSIVFIIGAEIGMLYHERLIGKLSLDEKL; from the coding sequence ATGAATAAAAAAGCATTACTAAAAAAAATAAAATCATTTGAAGTTTATGAACTTTTCAGAAAAGTAAGATTTTTATTTAATGTTAAGCCGGACTATAACAAAGTAAAGATATTCATTCTGCATTATTTTGGTGGTCTATATAAACGAATTGACACCCACCATGTTTTTTTATTTGCGGGAGGATTGGCTTTTTCATTATTCGTTTGTATTGTTCCGTTTACTCTGATAATCTTTTGGATACTTGGAAATTTTTTAGACTCTGCCGAAGTCGAACTGCAGCTTAACTCGTTAATTCACACAGTCATTCCCTACGAAACATATTCTAATTTTGTTCAGGATATTATTTTCAAAAGAATTTATGAAGTGATTGAATATAAAAATATTGCGGGCGTTGTCGGTTTTACCGGATTATTTTTTGCAGCAAGCGGGTTCTTTAGCAGTGTAAGAACTATTCTTAATAAAGTTTATGGCACCGATGAAGACGTAAGTTTGGTCTTGGGTAAAATTAGAGATTTCGCTTTGATTATTCTGGCTTTGGTTGTGCTGCTTGTTTCTACTTTCATTATCCCCGCCCTGGATATACTCCGAAATCTTTCCCAAACAATTCCGCTTTTTCACTTTTTTCAATTAGGAATTTTTCAGAAAATATTCACCACCCTTTTCTCACTAACGATTCTTTATTTTATTTTTTCAGTAATGTACTCGGTAGTTCCTACTGTAAAGATTAAGAAACGAGCAGTACTTGTTGGAGCAATGTGGGCAGCGCTTCTTTGGGAAACTGCTAAACAGGCATTCGGTTACTATTTATTTAATTTAGCTTCCTGGGGTAAAATCTATGGTACTTATACCTTAGTAGTTGTTGTGGCTTTTTGGATTTACTACTCCTCAATAGTTTTTATTATTGGTGCAGAAATAGGTATGCTGTATCATGAGCGTTTAATTGGAAAATTATCTTTGGATGAGAAATTGTAA
- the purL gene encoding phosphoribosylformylglycinamidine synthase subunit PurL yields the protein MIEKNVNLQLVSEHGLTEEEYNKILKILKRVPTYTELGIFSVMWSEHCSYKNSIALLKTLPREGKKLLVGAGEENAGLVDIGDNLAVAFKIESHNHPSAVEPYQGAATGVGGIMRDIFTMGARPIASLNSLRFGSLNDARTRFLFDGVVRGIGDYGNSFGVPTVAGEVYFDECYQDNPLVNAMAVGIVNKNLVASAVAKGAGNPIMIVGSSTGRDGIHGATFASEEISEKSEAKRPSVQVGDPFTEKLLLEATLEIIKNGWLIGIQDMGAAGISCSTSEMSAKGNSGMKINLDSVPLREQGMTAYEIMLSESQERMLCCVKKGYEEKVKEVFTKWDLNCEIIGEVTDQGLLEIDYQGEKKTSMPAFDLVLGGGAPVYFRESIEPKYIHELRKFNFKSLPEPKSIEEIFEKIFSSPNIVSKKWVYEQYDSMVRTNTIVGPGCDAAVVFIKGTKKALAMKTDCNGRYVYLNPHEGTKLAVAEAARNIVCSGGKPLAITNCLNFGNPYKPEMYWQFKEAIAGMGEACRYFDTPVTGGNVSFYNESQNAAVYPTPTIGMVGLIEDLKNVTTSYFKNENDLIYLLGEDFEEIGGSEYLKIIHGKVAGDCPKINLATESILQNTVLELIEAKLINSAHDISEGGIACALAECCIINREKMIGAEVNIPIKSRVDFSLFSESQSRVLISIDIKNQNSAEDILNKAKQPFILIGKTGSNVLIINKKIRISLANLADIYFNTISRIMNE from the coding sequence ATGATTGAAAAAAATGTAAATCTCCAACTCGTTTCAGAACATGGTTTAACTGAAGAAGAATATAACAAAATACTCAAGATATTAAAACGCGTCCCCACCTATACCGAACTGGGGATATTCAGTGTAATGTGGAGTGAGCATTGCAGTTATAAAAATTCAATAGCACTTTTAAAAACATTACCGAGAGAAGGGAAAAAACTATTAGTTGGCGCGGGTGAGGAAAACGCAGGGCTTGTTGATATCGGAGACAATCTTGCTGTTGCATTTAAAATCGAAAGTCATAACCATCCTTCGGCAGTCGAGCCATACCAGGGCGCAGCTACAGGGGTTGGGGGAATTATGCGAGATATTTTTACCATGGGTGCGCGTCCGATTGCTTCATTAAATTCACTTCGATTCGGTTCGTTGAATGATGCACGCACAAGATTTTTATTTGATGGTGTTGTCCGTGGGATTGGTGACTATGGAAATAGTTTTGGTGTTCCAACTGTCGCAGGCGAGGTTTATTTTGATGAATGTTATCAGGACAATCCATTAGTCAATGCAATGGCTGTCGGAATTGTAAATAAAAATCTCGTCGCAAGCGCTGTGGCAAAGGGGGCAGGTAACCCAATAATGATTGTAGGATCTTCTACCGGCAGAGATGGAATACACGGTGCTACTTTTGCATCAGAAGAAATATCTGAAAAATCTGAAGCAAAAAGACCCTCGGTTCAAGTTGGTGATCCATTTACTGAAAAACTTTTACTCGAAGCAACCCTTGAAATAATTAAAAATGGCTGGCTCATCGGCATTCAGGATATGGGGGCAGCAGGTATTTCATGCTCTACAAGTGAAATGAGTGCAAAAGGAAATTCCGGAATGAAAATTAATCTCGACAGTGTTCCTTTGCGGGAACAAGGGATGACGGCATACGAAATCATGCTTTCTGAAAGCCAGGAGAGAATGCTTTGCTGTGTTAAAAAAGGTTATGAAGAAAAAGTTAAAGAAGTTTTTACTAAATGGGATTTGAATTGTGAAATCATTGGTGAAGTTACTGATCAAGGCTTATTAGAAATTGACTATCAAGGAGAGAAAAAAACTTCAATGCCGGCTTTCGATTTGGTACTTGGCGGCGGTGCCCCGGTTTATTTTCGTGAAAGTATAGAGCCGAAGTACATTCATGAATTACGTAAATTCAATTTTAAATCTCTACCGGAACCAAAATCAATTGAAGAAATATTTGAAAAAATATTCTCATCACCGAATATTGTTTCTAAAAAATGGGTTTATGAACAATACGATTCGATGGTTCGGACAAACACTATTGTCGGTCCTGGTTGCGATGCTGCCGTCGTTTTTATTAAAGGTACGAAGAAGGCACTTGCCATGAAAACAGATTGCAACGGAAGATATGTTTACTTGAATCCGCATGAAGGCACAAAGTTGGCGGTTGCTGAAGCAGCAAGAAATATTGTCTGTTCTGGTGGGAAACCACTTGCGATTACAAACTGTTTAAATTTTGGAAATCCATATAAGCCTGAAATGTACTGGCAATTTAAAGAAGCAATTGCCGGAATGGGCGAAGCCTGCAGATATTTCGACACACCTGTTACAGGCGGTAATGTTAGTTTCTACAATGAGTCTCAAAACGCTGCTGTGTATCCCACGCCCACTATTGGAATGGTAGGTCTAATTGAAGATCTTAAAAATGTTACCACATCCTATTTCAAAAATGAAAATGATCTTATCTATCTTTTAGGCGAGGATTTCGAGGAAATTGGAGGAAGCGAATATCTGAAAATTATTCATGGAAAAGTTGCCGGTGATTGTCCTAAAATTAATCTTGCCACAGAAAGTATTCTTCAAAATACCGTGTTAGAATTAATTGAAGCAAAATTAATAAACTCAGCTCATGATATTTCGGAAGGCGGTATCGCTTGTGCACTGGCTGAATGTTGTATAATTAATCGAGAGAAAATGATTGGCGCTGAAGTGAATATACCAATAAAAAGCAGGGTTGACTTTTCTCTATTCTCGGAAAGTCAATCTCGGGTTTTAATAAGTATTGATATAAAAAATCAGAATTCAGCAGAAGATATCTTGAATAAGGCTAAGCAGCCATTTATATTAATTGGTAAAACAGGCAGTAACGTTTTAATAATCAATAAAAAAATAAGAATTAGTTTAGCAAACCTTGCAGATATTTATTTTAATACGATATCCAGAATTATGAATGAATAA
- a CDS encoding nitrous oxide reductase accessory protein NosL — translation MKNYLRVTIVFCSIVVSIFSLSCYKAPVEISYNIDVCAECGMLISDQHFGAEIVLRNGKYLKFDTIDCLIKTVLDKDVKVKQINSRWVVDYSRPSNFIYLPNAIFYKGDKIKSPSGNNIIAVEEKEVAERIQSKHGGKILSFRDVIDFIKKNQLAASL, via the coding sequence ATGAAAAATTATTTGAGGGTTACTATTGTTTTTTGTTCGATTGTTGTATCAATTTTTAGTCTTAGTTGTTACAAGGCGCCGGTAGAAATATCTTACAATATTGATGTTTGTGCCGAATGCGGTATGCTTATTAGTGATCAGCATTTCGGTGCTGAAATAGTTTTACGCAACGGCAAATATCTAAAATTTGATACAATTGACTGTTTAATAAAAACTGTACTTGATAAGGATGTTAAAGTTAAACAGATCAACTCAAGATGGGTTGTGGATTACTCCAGACCATCTAATTTTATTTACCTGCCAAATGCAATTTTTTATAAGGGCGATAAAATAAAAAGCCCATCGGGTAATAACATTATTGCTGTTGAGGAGAAGGAAGTTGCTGAAAGAATCCAATCTAAACATGGCGGGAAGATACTTTCTTTTAGAGATGTAATAGATTTTATTAAAAAAAATCAGTTAGCCGCCAGCCTTTAA
- a CDS encoding acyl-CoA thioesterase → MIEKIFYHKIITRVRFHEVDMLGVCNNAVYINYFETARLEYIKAAGLMPERGIFSDGKIFFMVRNEINYRDHARYDDELGIYSRISFIKNSSFGFDHIIKNEKNDKIIVDGSGVVVRVDPNSRKSIRVDDEFIQKIKTFQGEVTILKGGGN, encoded by the coding sequence ATGATAGAAAAAATATTTTATCACAAAATAATTACACGAGTACGATTTCACGAAGTTGATATGCTCGGTGTCTGCAACAATGCCGTTTACATTAACTATTTTGAAACTGCAAGGTTGGAATATATCAAAGCAGCCGGATTGATGCCCGAAAGAGGAATATTTTCTGATGGAAAAATATTTTTTATGGTTCGCAACGAAATAAATTATCGCGATCATGCTCGATACGACGATGAACTCGGAATTTATTCAAGGATATCCTTCATAAAAAATTCGTCTTTCGGGTTTGATCATATTATTAAAAACGAAAAAAATGATAAAATAATTGTTGATGGATCGGGTGTTGTTGTCAGAGTTGATCCTAACTCGAGAAAATCTATTCGCGTTGATGACGAGTTTATTCAAAAAATTAAAACATTCCAGGGTGAAGTGACAATTTTAAAAGGAGGCGGTAATTAA
- a CDS encoding ribonuclease H-like domain-containing protein: protein MRKIVFDIETCSLPFQSLTESQREYLLHFAEKEKDEVIKAEMINEAVRFTSLYPFTAKVISIGIYDIEKDKSFVYYESKVEEEWFSEDDQIHFKGVSEENMIKSFWRIAEFADQVITFNGRNFDVPFLMLRSALLQIKPSKNYLKNRFDISRHIDLLEQFTFFGVTRKFNLDFYCQSFGIDSPKSKDITGMEVKSLYEAGRIKEIAIYCSKDVSATFQLYKIWNEYLNS, encoded by the coding sequence ATGCGAAAAATTGTATTTGATATTGAAACCTGTTCACTCCCTTTTCAATCCTTAACTGAAAGTCAAAGAGAATATCTGCTTCACTTTGCCGAAAAGGAAAAGGATGAGGTGATTAAAGCAGAAATGATTAACGAGGCAGTACGATTTACTTCCTTATATCCATTTACAGCTAAAGTTATTTCTATAGGGATTTATGATATTGAGAAAGATAAATCTTTCGTTTACTATGAGTCTAAGGTTGAAGAAGAATGGTTCTCCGAAGATGATCAAATCCACTTTAAGGGTGTTTCCGAAGAGAACATGATCAAATCATTTTGGCGAATTGCAGAATTTGCTGATCAGGTAATTACATTTAACGGTCGAAATTTTGACGTACCATTTCTGATGCTTCGCTCGGCATTACTTCAAATTAAACCTTCAAAAAATTATCTGAAAAATAGATTTGACATTTCAAGACACATAGATTTATTGGAGCAGTTTACATTCTTTGGAGTTACAAGAAAATTCAATCTTGATTTTTATTGTCAGAGTTTTGGAATTGATTCACCAAAATCAAAAGATATTACAGGAATGGAAGTTAAATCTTTATACGAAGCAGGAAGAATTAAAGAGATAGCTATTTATTGCAGTAAAGATGTTAGTGCAACATTTCAGTTGTATAAAATATGGAATGAATATCTTAATTCTTAA
- a CDS encoding 4Fe-4S binding protein: MTGKKKILKNSANKIQHYRFFIQSTFAILCIWIGIEFYLFATYLESGGHAQFYQRPAGVDGFLPISSFMSFYIFLTTGIIHQAHPAGLFIFLSIILMSIIFGKSFCSWMCPIGFISELIGDFGEKIFKRKLRLPKILDYPLRSVKYLLLAFLFYAVLFLMTDLAVNAFLDSPYNLVADLKMYYFFADISRFTIIVLSVLFIFSIFIRNFWCRYLCPYGALLGIFSLLSPHKIKREAKSCIDCGLCSKACPSMIRVDKVKTVFSDECTTCLSCVDACPVADTLQLKNIFYKEKKISGRAVAIGVVSIFLLVTGAGMISGNWQNSISKDEYLIHYKEMNSYGHPTGTNAIKKFNESHQQKIIGKDDDSSKVVLRSEIK; encoded by the coding sequence ATGACCGGCAAGAAAAAAATATTAAAAAATTCTGCAAATAAAATTCAGCACTACAGATTTTTTATCCAGTCAACATTCGCAATTCTATGTATATGGATAGGAATTGAGTTTTATCTTTTTGCAACTTATTTAGAAAGCGGGGGGCATGCTCAATTTTACCAGAGACCTGCCGGTGTTGATGGTTTTCTGCCGATTAGTTCGTTCATGAGTTTCTATATTTTCCTCACTACCGGTATCATCCATCAAGCTCACCCTGCCGGTTTATTTATTTTCCTCTCCATTATTTTAATGTCAATAATATTCGGTAAGTCTTTTTGCAGTTGGATGTGTCCGATTGGTTTTATTTCAGAATTGATAGGAGATTTTGGTGAAAAGATATTCAAGCGAAAGCTACGGCTGCCAAAAATATTAGATTATCCTTTGAGGAGTGTCAAATATCTTTTGCTGGCTTTTTTATTTTATGCAGTTTTGTTTCTTATGACAGACCTTGCTGTAAATGCATTCCTCGATAGCCCATACAATCTTGTCGCCGATTTAAAGATGTACTATTTCTTTGCTGATATTTCCCGCTTCACCATTATTGTTCTTTCGGTGCTTTTCATCTTTTCAATTTTTATCAGAAATTTTTGGTGCAGATATTTATGTCCCTACGGTGCGCTGCTCGGAATATTTTCTCTTCTCAGTCCACACAAAATAAAACGCGAGGCTAAAAGTTGTATTGATTGCGGCTTATGTTCTAAAGCTTGTCCTTCTATGATTAGAGTTGATAAAGTTAAAACTGTTTTTTCTGATGAATGCACCACCTGCCTTAGCTGTGTTGATGCTTGTCCGGTTGCTGATACTCTCCAACTGAAAAATATTTTTTACAAAGAGAAAAAAATCAGCGGGAGGGCAGTTGCTATCGGTGTTGTTTCAATTTTTCTTTTAGTTACAGGGGCAGGGATGATTTCCGGCAACTGGCAAAACTCAATTTCGAAAGATGAATATTTAATCCACTATAAGGAGATGAATAGTTACGGCCATCCGACAGGGACTAATGCAATTAAAAAATTTAATGAATCCCATCAGCAAAAAATTATCGGGAAGGATGATGATTCATCAAAAGTGGTTCTTCGTTCTGAAATAAAATAA